A portion of the Bubalus kerabau isolate K-KA32 ecotype Philippines breed swamp buffalo chromosome 1, PCC_UOA_SB_1v2, whole genome shotgun sequence genome contains these proteins:
- the LOC129624504 gene encoding olfactory receptor 7A17-like, whose protein sequence is MEPRNETPISEFILLGLSKEPELQPLIFGLFLSMYLITVIGNLLIILAVSSDSHLHTPMYFFLSNLSFVDICFISTTVPKMLKNIRTQNKVITYEGCIIQMYFFILFATLDVFLLTVMAYDRFVAICHPLHYTVIMKPRVCGLLVLLSWVLSALNSLIQSIMVLWLAFCTDLEIPHFFCEVNQVVQLACSDTFLNDLLMYFATGVYGGISLTGILYSYSKVVSSILGISSARGKYKAFSTCASHLSVVSLFYCTVLGVYLSSAATRSSQSSAVSSVMYTVVTPMLNPFIYSLRNKDIKRALKRIIGMAAI, encoded by the coding sequence ATGGAACCCAGGAATGAGACACCAATTTCAGAATTTATTCTCCTGGGATTATCAAAGGAGCCAGAACTGCAGCCCCTCATATTTGGACTTTTCCTCTCCATGTACCTGATCACTGTGATTGGAAACCTGCTCATCATCCTGGCTGTCAGCTCagactcccacctccacacccccatgtacttcttcctctccaatctGTCCTTTGTAGACATCTGCTTTATCTCCACCACCGTCCCAAAGATGTTGAAGAACATAAGGACACAGAACAAAGTAATAACCTATGAAGGCTGCATCATCCAGATgtattttttcatactttttgcGACATTGGACGTGTTCCTCTTGaccgtgatggcctatgaccgctttgTGGCCATCTGCCACCCCCTCCACTACACAGTCATCATGAAACCCCGGGTCTGTGGCCTGCTGGTTCTGCTCTCCTGGGTCTTGAGTGCTCTGAATTCCTTGATACAAAGCATAATGGTATTGTGGCTAGCTTTCTGTACAGACTTGGAAATCCCCCACTTTTTCTGTGAAGTTAATCAAGTGGTTCAACTTGCTTGTTCTGACACTTTTCTTAATGACTTGTTGATGTATTTTGCAACTGGGGTGTATGGTGGCATTTCCCTCACTGGAATACTTTACTCATATTCTAAGGTAGTTTCCTCTATACTAGGAATTTCATCTGCTCGGGGGAAGTATAAAGCATTTTCTACCTGTGCCTCTCACCTCTCAGTTGTCTCTTTATTCTACTGTACAGTCCTGGGAGTATATCTTAGCTCTGCCGCTACTCGCAGCTCACAATCAAGTGCTGTTTCCTCGGTGATGTACACTGTGGTcacacccatgctgaaccccttcatctacagtctgaggaataaagatataaagagggCTCTGAAAAGGATCATTGGGATGGCAGCTATATAA
- the LOC129619786 gene encoding olfactory receptor 7A17-like, whose translation MEPENDIHISEFLLLGISNEPELQPLIFGLFLTMYLITVFGNLLIFLAVSSDSHLHTPMYFFLFNLSFVDICFTSTTIPKMMWNIQMQSKVITYEGCINQIYFLLLFAGLDDFLLTVMAYDRFVAICHPLHYTVIMNSRLCGLLVLVSWMMSALNSLIQILMMLRLSFCRVPEIPNFFCELNQVVRSACSDTFLNDMMVYVAAGLLSGGPFIGILYSYSKIVASIRGISSARGKYRAFSTCATHLSVVSLFYCTILGVYLNPADAHNSHSSAIASVMYTVVTPMLNPFIYSLRNKDIKEALKRFIER comes from the coding sequence ATGGAGCCAGAGAATGATATACATAtttcagaatttcttcttcttggaataTCAAATGAACCAGAACTTCAGCCCCTCATATTTGGGCTTTTCCTCACCATGTACCTGATCACTGTGTTTGGAAACCTGCTCATCTTCCTGGCCGTCAGCTCagactcccacctccacacccccatgtacttcttcctcttcaacctgtcctttgtagacatctgcttcacctccaccaccatcccaAAGATGATGTGGAATATCCAGATGCAGAGCAAAGTTATCACCTATGAAGGCTGCATCAACCAGATATACTTTCTACTACTCTTTGCAGGGTTGGATGACTTCCTCCTgactgtgatggcctatgaccggttTGTGGCCATCTGCCACCCCCTGCACTACACAGTCATCATGAACTCCCGGCTCTGTGGACTGCTGGTTCTAGTGTCATGGATGATGAGTGCCCTGAATTCCTTGATACAAATCTTAATGATGTTGCGGCTGTCCTTCTGTAGAGTCCCAGAGATCCCCAACTTTTTCTGTGAACTCAATCAGGTAGTCCGAAGTGCCTGTTCTGACACCTTTCTTAATGACATGATGGTGTATGTTGCAGCTGGGCTGCTGAGTGGTGGTCCTTTCATTGGTATCCTTTACTCTTACTCTAAGATAGTTGCCTCCATACGAGGAATCTCATCGGCTCGGGGGAAGTACAGAGCATTTTCCACCTGTGCAACTCACCTCTCAGTTGTCTCCTTATTTTATTGTACAATCCTAGGAGTGTACCTTAACCCTGCTGATGCCCACAACTCACACTCAAGTGCAATAGCCTCAGTGATGTACACTGTGGTCACCCCGatgctgaaccccttcatctacagTCTTCGGAATAAAGACATAAAAGAGGCTCTGAAAAGATTCATTGAGCGATAA
- the LOC129624510 gene encoding olfactory receptor 7A17-like translates to MEPRNETPISEFILLGLSNEPELQPLIFGLFLSMYLITVIGNLLIILAVSSDSHLHTPMYFFLSNLSFVDICFISTTVPKMLKNIRTQNKVITYEGCIIQMYFFILFATLDMFLLTVMAYDRFVAICHPLHYTVIMKPRVCGLLVLLSWVLSALNSLIQSIMVLWLAFCTDLEIPHFFCEVNQVVQLACSDTFLNDLLMYFATGVYGGISLTGILYSYSKVVSSILGISSARGKYKAFSTCASHLSVVSLFYCTVLGVYLSSAATRSSQSSAVSSVMYTVVTPMLNPFIYSLRNKDIKRALKRIIGRVSSFLMIRG, encoded by the exons ATGGAACCCAGGAATGAGACACCAATTTCAGAATTTATTCTCCTGGGATTATCAAATGAACCAGAACTGCAGCCCCTCATATTTGGACTTTTCCTCTCCATGTACCTGATCACTGTGATTGGAAACCTGCTCATCATCCTGGCTGTGAGCTCagactcccacctccacacccccatgtacttctttctcTCCAATCTGTCCTTTGTAGACATCTGCTTTATCTCCACCACCGTCCCAAAGATGTTGAAGAACATAAGGACACAGAACAAAGTAATAACCTATGAAGGCTGCATCATCCAGATgtattttttcatactttttgcGACATTGGACATGTTCCTCTTGaccgtgatggcctatgaccgctttgTGGCCATCTGCCACCCCCTCCACTACACAGTCATCATGAAACCCCGGGTCTGTGGCCTGCTGGTTCTGCTCTCCTGGGTCTTGAGTGCTCTGAATTCCTTGATACAAAGCATAATGGTATTGTGGCTAGCTTTCTGTACAGACTTGGAAATCCCCCACTTTTTCTGTGAAGTTAATCAAGTGGTTCAACTTGCTTGTTCTGACACTTTTCTTAATGACTTGTTGATGTATTTTGCAACTGGGGTGTATGGTGGCATTTCCCTCACTGGAATACTTTACTCATATTCTAAGGTAGTTTCCTCTATACTAGGAATTTCATCTGCTCGGGGGAAGTATAAAGCATTTTCTACCTGTGCCTCTCACCTCTCAGTTGTCTCTTTATTCTACTGTACAGTCCTGGGAGTATATCTTAGCTCTGCCGCTACTCGCAGCTCACAATCAAGTGCTGTTTCCTCGGTGATGTACACTGTGGTcacacccatgctgaaccccttcatctacagTTTAAggaataaagatataaagagggCTCTGAAAAGGATCATTGGGA GAGTCTCTTCTTTCCTCATGATCAGAGGATGA
- the LOC129619821 gene encoding olfactory receptor 7A17-like produces the protein MEPENDTHISEFLLLGLSNEPELQPLIFGLFLTMYLITVFGNLLIILAISSDSHLHTPMYFFLFNLSFVDICFTSTTIPKMMWNIQMQSKVITYEGCINQIYFLLLFAGLDDFLLTVMAYDRFVAICHPLHYTVIMNSRLCGLLVLVSWMMSALNSLIQILMMLRLSFCRVPEIPNFFCELNQVVRSACSDTFLNDMMVYVAAGLLSGGPFMGILYSYSKIVASIRGISSARGKYRAFSTCATHLSVVSLFYCTILGVYLNPADAHNSHSSAIASVMYTVVTPMLNPFIYSLRNKDIKEALKRFIER, from the coding sequence ATGGAGCCAGAGAATGATACACATAtttcagaatttcttcttcttggactaTCAAATGAACCAGAACTTCAGCCCCTCATATTTGGGCTTTTCCTCACCATGTACCTGATCACTGTGTTTGGAAACCTGCTCATCATCCTGGCCATCAGCTCagactcccacctccacacccccatgtacttcttcctcttcaacctgtcctttgtagacatctgcttcacctccaccaccatcccaAAGATGATGTGGAATATCCAGATGCAGAGCAAAGTTATCACCTATGAAGGCTGCATCAACCAGATATACTTTCTACTACTCTTTGCAGGGTTGGATGACTTCCTCCTgactgtgatggcctatgaccggttTGTGGCCATCTGCCACCCCCTGCACTACACAGTCATTATGAACTCCCGGCTCTGTGGACTGCTGGTTCTAGTGTCATGGATGATGAGTGCCCTGAATTCCTTGATACAAATCTTAATGATGTTGCGGCTGTCCTTCTGTAGAGTCCCGGAGATCCCCAACTTTTTCTGTGAACTCAATCAGGTAGTCCGAAGTGCCTGTTCTGACACCTTTCTTAATGACATGATGGTGTATGTTGCAGCTGGGCTGCTGAGTGGTGGTCCTTTCATGGGTATCCTTTACTCTTACTCTAAGATAGTTGCCTCCATACGAGGAATCTCATCGGCTCGGGGGAAGTACAGAGCATTTTCCACCTGTGCAACTCACCTCTCAGTTGTCTCCTTATTTTATTGTACAATCCTAGGAGTGTACCTTAACCCTGCTGATGCCCACAACTCACACTCAAGTGCAATAGCCTCAGTGATGTACACTGTGGTCACCCCGatgctgaaccccttcatctacagTCTTCGGAATAAAGACATAAAAGAGGCTCTGAAAAGATTCATTGAGCGATAA